In Dermacentor silvarum isolate Dsil-2018 chromosome 2, BIME_Dsil_1.4, whole genome shotgun sequence, the following proteins share a genomic window:
- the LOC119441639 gene encoding uncharacterized protein LOC119441639, with product MRRRAGRSRPARSVAAPVAVAGVVLLVLASSPLSRAEAMTAADGGGSVTAAPSYSNRTLLGGGSVTQQPANRAALMATALPATLGLGGILYGLTVLPALLALFGSGGAFPLTGFLGSLFREKSMRRSSSGDGASAKKDSGSLLAVLQEALQRWDGASEACRSMFVCQVAKEALGAGYLPDMRPFDGVFQLFLGDYGKSASTSKDAKAMFPHQAFFHAMRDGFRGCKAKYDCDAPLQPPRYPRTRKP from the exons ATGCGTCGCAGAGCCGGTCGGTCTCGGCCGGCAAGGTCCGTTGCAGCTCCGGTGGCCGTAGCGGGCGTCGTCCTGTTAGTGCTCGCCTCGTCGCCGCTGTCGCGTGCGGAAGCCATGACGGCGGCAGACGGCGGTGGATCCGTCACCGCCGCACCGTCCTACAGCAACCGCACCCTGCTGGGCGGGGGCTCGGTTACGCAGCAACCGGCCAACAGGGCGGCGCTCATGGCGACCGCACTACCGGCCACGCTGGGACTCGGCGGCATCCTGTACGGACTGACGGTGCTGCCGGCGCTGCTGGCGCTCTTCGGGAGCGGAGGAGCCTTCCCGCTCACGGGATTCCTGGGCAGCCTTTTCAGGGAAAAGAG CATGCGCAGGTCCTCTTCGGGTGATGGTGCCAGCGCCAAGAAGGACTCCGGCAGCTTGCTGGCCGTCCTCCAGGAGGCGCTGCAGCGGTGGGACGGCGCGTCCGAAGCCTGTCGCAGCATGTTCGTCTGTCAGGTGGCCAAGGAGGCCCTCGGTGCAGGATACCTACCCGACATGAGGCCCTTCGACGGCGTCTTCCAGCTCTTCTTAGG GGACTACGGGAAGTCGGCGTCCACCAGCAAAGACGCGAAGGCAATGTTTCCGCACCAGGCGTTCTTTCACGCGATGCGAGACGGCTTCCGCGGTTGCAAGGCCAAGTACGACTGCGACGCCCCGCTCCAGCCACCACGTTACCCGCGCACCAGGAAACCATGA